From [Flavobacterium] thermophilum:
GTCGCCCGGGCGCGCACTCTCGGCGTCAGACGGCGCACCGTTTCGATGTTATGGTTTAAAATATCGGGACGGGCGTCCATCAGCGTTTTTAAGTTTTCATACACGCCGCCCATATCCGATGGCAGCACTTCAATCGTCGTAAACGGATTTTTCCGGCGGATGGCACGCACCGTTTCCGCAAACACCGCCGCCCCGCCGTCTTTGAGGTCATCGCGGGCGACGGCCGTAACGACGACATGTTTTAAATTCATGATGCGCACCGACTCGGCGACGCGTTCCGGCTCTTGCCAGTCAAGCTCGGTCGGGAGCCCGGTTTTGACGGCGCAAAAGCGGCAGGCGCGCGTGCAGACGCTGCCCAAAATCATAAACGTCGCCGTCCGCCTTACCGCCCAGCACTCATGAATGTTCGGGCACTTCGCCTCTTCGCACACAGTATGTAAACGGTTTTCCCGCATCAGCTTCTTCAATCCGATATAATGTTCATTCGTGTTCAGTTTAATCTTCAGCCAGTCCGGCTTGCGGACATGTTCTTCGTTTGTTGCCATCGTTCTCACTCCACTTGTCGAGGATTGTTCCATTTTCATTATAAATGAAAAACGCGAAAAAACACAAAAAAATAAGCCGCTTTCCTCTTTTTAACATTTATGAATCGCCTGTTTCTCCCCAAACTAAACATATGAAATGGGCGAAAA
This genomic window contains:
- the lipA_2 gene encoding Lipoyl synthase — protein: MATNEEHVRKPDWLKIKLNTNEHYIGLKKLMRENRLHTVCEEAKCPNIHECWAVRRTATFMILGSVCTRACRFCAVKTGLPTELDWQEPERVAESVRIMNLKHVVVTAVARDDLKDGGAAVFAETVRAIRRKNPFTTIEVLPSDMGGVYENLKTLMDARPDILNHNIETVRRLTPRVRARATYERSLEFLRRAKELQPDIPTKSSIMVGLGETKEEIIEAMDDLRANHVDILTIGQYLQPTKKHLKVVKYYHPDEFQELKEIALSKGFSHCEAGPLVRSSYHADEQVNEAAKARQLKA